From a single bacterium genomic region:
- a CDS encoding 6-bladed beta-propeller, with product MKRGLVVLTAAALAAAAAWAAAPVYQYGGMWGKSGSGPGEFWYPYCVATAPNGNVYVTDGWPVNERVQYFTPTGSYLGQWAVPGAGGVDVSPSGVVYVTNRGGVQYYTPTGSLIGSWSGINAADVAVAPNGDVYVIERWAYCVSYYTSTGSFLGKWGSHGSGPGQFREPEGIAVAPNDTVYVTDVCYTLNRVQYFTSSGSFLGMWDKSGEGPGEFDEPYGIDVSSSGVVFVANTYNHCVDYFTSTGSFLGRFGGVGEGPGQFAMDYDVAVSPSGNRVYVTDYLNDRVQYFDDTAEAVVPSSLGRVKALFR from the coding sequence ATGAAGAGGGGTTTAGTTGTTTTGACGGCGGCGGCGCTGGCGGCCGCCGCGGCCTGGGCGGCGGCTCCCGTATACCAGTACGGGGGGATGTGGGGCAAATCCGGCTCCGGCCCCGGCGAGTTCTGGTACCCCTATTGCGTAGCGACCGCGCCCAACGGCAACGTCTACGTAACCGACGGGTGGCCGGTTAACGAAAGGGTCCAGTACTTCACGCCTACCGGCTCGTACCTCGGCCAGTGGGCTGTTCCCGGCGCGGGCGGCGTCGACGTCTCGCCGAGCGGCGTCGTCTACGTGACCAATAGGGGGGGCGTACAGTACTATACGCCGACGGGCTCGCTAATCGGTTCCTGGAGCGGCATCAACGCAGCCGACGTAGCCGTTGCGCCCAACGGCGACGTTTACGTGATCGAACGCTGGGCTTACTGCGTATCGTACTACACCTCCACCGGCTCGTTCCTCGGCAAGTGGGGCTCGCACGGTTCCGGCCCCGGCCAGTTTCGGGAGCCCGAAGGTATAGCCGTCGCGCCTAACGATACCGTCTACGTGACCGACGTTTGCTACACCCTCAACCGCGTCCAATACTTCACCTCGAGCGGCTCGTTCCTGGGGATGTGGGATAAATCGGGCGAGGGTCCCGGCGAATTCGACGAACCTTACGGCATCGACGTCTCGAGTTCGGGGGTCGTGTTCGTCGCCAATACGTACAACCACTGCGTCGATTACTTCACCTCCACCGGTTCCTTCCTCGGTCGGTTCGGTGGGGTCGGCGAAGGCCCGGGCCAATTCGCCATGGACTATGACGTAGCCGTTTCGCCTTCGGGCAACCGCGTATACGTCACCGACTATCTCAACGACCGCGTCCAATACTTCGACGATACGGCTGAGGCGGTCGTTCCTTCGTCGCTGGGCCGGGTGAAGGCGTTGTTCCGGTAG
- a CDS encoding glycosidase, which yields MKDAEKSCELTADVLFKRYEKNPVLTADNWPYRAHAVFNPGAALVGGETLLLVRVEDLRGYSHLAAARSADGKTKWRVDAEPTLVADPAYDEQHFGVEDPRIVWLEPREEYAVTYTSFIRNETVISLATTADFKTFTRYGRLLPPEDKDASLFPRKINGRFALIHRPIIRGEAHIWISFSPDLAYWGDHRLLLTTRPASWDTHRVGLGPPPLETPEGWFVIYHGVRRTASGSLYRCGLALLDLDEPWRVVRRTEDWVFGPHAYYEMIGDVPGVVFPCGTVLDEETRDLRVYYGAADSVVALATADFDDVLSYLLTCKV from the coding sequence ATGAAGGACGCCGAAAAGAGCTGCGAGCTCACCGCCGACGTTCTCTTCAAACGCTACGAAAAGAACCCCGTACTGACCGCGGATAATTGGCCCTACCGGGCCCACGCCGTCTTCAACCCGGGCGCGGCGCTCGTCGGCGGCGAGACGCTGTTGCTGGTGCGGGTGGAGGACCTGCGCGGCTACTCCCACCTCGCCGCCGCCCGCAGCGCCGACGGCAAGACCAAATGGCGGGTGGACGCCGAGCCGACGCTGGTGGCGGACCCGGCGTACGACGAGCAGCACTTCGGCGTCGAGGACCCGCGCATCGTGTGGCTCGAGCCCCGGGAGGAGTACGCCGTCACGTATACGTCGTTCATCCGCAACGAGACGGTGATATCGCTCGCCACCACCGCCGACTTCAAGACCTTCACGCGCTACGGCCGCCTGCTACCGCCCGAGGACAAGGACGCGTCGCTTTTCCCGCGCAAGATAAACGGCCGCTTCGCCCTCATCCACCGCCCCATCATCCGGGGCGAGGCCCACATCTGGATATCGTTCTCGCCCGACCTCGCCTACTGGGGCGACCACCGCCTGCTACTGACGACGCGGCCCGCCTCCTGGGACACCCACCGCGTGGGCCTGGGGCCGCCGCCGCTCGAGACGCCCGAGGGATGGTTCGTCATCTACCACGGCGTGCGGCGGACGGCCTCCGGCAGCCTGTACCGCTGCGGCCTGGCGCTGCTCGACCTCGACGAACCGTGGCGCGTCGTACGGCGCACCGAGGACTGGGTCTTCGGCCCGCACGCCTACTACGAGATGATCGGCGACGTCCCCGGCGTGGTCTTTCCGTGCGGCACCGTGCTGGACGAGGAGACGCGCGATCTCCGCGTCTACTACGGCGCCGCAGACTCGGTAGTAGCGCTGGCCACCGCCGACTTCGACGACGTGCTGAGTTACCTTTTGACCTGTAAGGTTTAG
- a CDS encoding glycosyltransferase family 4 protein: MSSSPGLYIVSTYVPRRCGLATFAYNMASALAAGRGQKLGADGSVAVVAMSERQRRRSYGAEVRAVVRASRPEDYVAAAELVNGSAAAVVSLQHEYGIFGGRTGRYVLDFLERLRKPVVTTLHTVLAEPKPRQREVLQEVCRRSAALAVQAQKAAEFLTTLYDVPEDKVRVIHHGTPDVPFGGSAPFKKAVGAAGRQVLLTFGLITPRKGLQFALRAMADVLPQFPTSLYIILGATHPAIRKRYGEAYRNSLQRAVYRLGLHNHVRFVNRYVSLDELVTYLRATDLYVTPYLNEDQISSGTLAYAVACGKAVVSTPYWYARELLDDDRGVLVPFRNTKALAFWVSELLAHDDARAYVARRAYDYSRRMTWARSAAAYEELFHDVAGR, translated from the coding sequence ATGTCTTCTTCGCCGGGGTTGTACATCGTTTCGACGTACGTGCCGCGCCGTTGCGGCCTGGCGACCTTCGCTTACAACATGGCGTCGGCGCTGGCGGCCGGGCGGGGCCAGAAGCTCGGCGCGGACGGCAGCGTAGCGGTGGTCGCCATGAGCGAGCGGCAACGCCGCCGGTCTTACGGGGCCGAGGTACGCGCCGTCGTGCGCGCTTCCCGGCCGGAGGACTACGTCGCCGCGGCCGAGCTGGTCAACGGCTCCGCCGCGGCCGTCGTGTCTCTGCAGCACGAGTACGGCATTTTCGGCGGCCGCACCGGCCGCTACGTACTCGACTTCCTGGAACGACTCCGCAAGCCGGTCGTCACGACGCTTCACACCGTCCTGGCCGAGCCCAAGCCCCGGCAGCGCGAGGTCCTGCAAGAGGTATGCCGGCGTTCGGCCGCGCTCGCGGTCCAGGCCCAAAAGGCGGCCGAGTTCCTGACGACCCTCTACGACGTGCCGGAGGACAAGGTCCGCGTCATCCACCACGGCACGCCCGACGTCCCGTTCGGCGGCTCGGCGCCGTTCAAGAAGGCGGTGGGCGCGGCGGGGCGGCAGGTCCTGTTGACCTTCGGCCTTATCACCCCGCGCAAGGGCCTCCAGTTCGCGTTGCGCGCCATGGCCGACGTCTTGCCGCAGTTCCCCACGTCGCTGTACATAATCCTGGGCGCCACCCACCCGGCGATACGCAAGCGCTACGGCGAAGCGTACCGCAACTCGCTGCAGCGCGCGGTCTACCGGCTGGGCCTGCACAACCACGTCCGCTTCGTCAACCGCTACGTCTCGTTGGACGAGCTGGTGACGTACCTGCGCGCCACGGACTTATACGTCACGCCCTACCTGAACGAGGACCAGATATCCTCCGGGACGCTAGCGTACGCCGTGGCCTGCGGTAAGGCGGTCGTCTCGACGCCGTACTGGTACGCCCGGGAGCTGCTGGACGACGACCGCGGCGTGCTGGTCCCCTTCCGCAACACGAAGGCGCTCGCCTTCTGGGTGAGCGAGCTGCTGGCCCACGACGACGCCCGGGCGTACGTCGCGCGGCGGGCGTACGACTACAGCCGCCGGATGACGTGGGCGCGCTCCGCGGCGGCGTACGAGGAGCTCTTCCACGACGTCGCCGGTAGGTAA